A genome region from Buchnera aphidicola (Chaetogeoica yunlongensis) includes the following:
- a CDS encoding MFS transporter, with product MKLKIFSCHKNYIQRGSQAFTEVTIALFLAGFSTFSLLYCVQPILFLFSKEFSLSPVQSSLFLSAPTAMMSIGMLFAGPLSDSIGRKVVMSTSLFLASFLTFFCSGMSTWENIVLMRALTGLALSGVASVAMTYLSEEMHPGILSFSIGLYISGNTIGGFAGRFLSSLLCEYFSWNVALEFISFLAFAFSILFVFLLPTSKNFSSVNLNFRHIVSNFLRQWKHPVTSKLFCMGCLLMGSFITIFSYIGYRLILKPFYFNQTSIGLLSVIYLIGVYSSPQAGILIRKYKKSIILITALMMMIFGILVTQWNTMFLVILGLILFSAGFYAAHSVTSTWISQQSKESKGSTSSIYLFSYYLGSSVFGTVSGIFWSVGEWLGISIFVISFLLIGIFFAMKLLKYQKTII from the coding sequence ATGAAACTTAAAATTTTTTCATGTCATAAAAATTATATACAACGTGGTAGTCAAGCTTTTACAGAAGTTACCATAGCTCTTTTTTTAGCTGGTTTTTCAACTTTTTCTCTATTATATTGTGTACAACCTATTCTTTTTTTATTTTCTAAAGAATTTTCTTTGAGTCCTGTACAAAGTAGTTTGTTTTTATCAGCACCTACAGCAATGATGTCTATTGGGATGTTATTTGCAGGTCCGTTATCAGATTCAATAGGTAGAAAGGTAGTTATGTCTACTTCTTTATTTTTAGCTTCTTTTTTGACTTTTTTTTGTTCAGGTATGAGTACTTGGGAAAATATTGTTTTAATGAGAGCTTTAACAGGATTAGCATTGAGTGGAGTAGCATCAGTAGCTATGACATATTTAAGTGAGGAAATGCATCCTGGGATTTTGTCTTTTTCTATAGGATTGTATATTAGTGGAAATACTATTGGTGGTTTTGCAGGAAGGTTTTTGAGTAGTTTGTTATGTGAATATTTTTCATGGAATGTTGCTTTAGAATTTATAAGTTTTTTGGCGTTTGCATTTTCTATTTTGTTTGTATTTTTATTACCTACATCAAAAAATTTTTCTTCTGTAAATTTAAATTTTCGTCATATTGTTTCAAATTTTTTAAGACAATGGAAACATCCAGTTACATCTAAGTTGTTTTGTATGGGGTGTTTATTAATGGGGAGTTTTATAACGATTTTTAGTTATATTGGATATAGATTAATATTAAAGCCTTTTTATTTTAATCAAACTTCTATAGGTTTGTTATCAGTAATTTATTTAATAGGTGTATATAGTTCTCCTCAAGCGGGTATTCTTATTAGAAAATACAAAAAAAGTATTATATTAATAACGGCATTAATGATGATGATTTTTGGTATTTTAGTTACGCAGTGGAATACAATGTTTTTAGTTATTTTAGGTTTGATATTATTTTCGGCTGGTTTTTATGCAGCTCATTCTGTTACTAGTACTTGGATTAGTCAACAATCAAAAGAAAGTAAGGGATCAACTTCTTCGATTTATTTGTTTTCTTACTATTTAGGATCAAGTGTTTTTGGAACTGTTAGTGGAATATTTTGGTCTGTAGGGGAATGGTTAGGAATTTCAATTTTTGTGATTAGTTTTTTACTTATTGGAATATTTTTTGCAATGAAATTGCTAAAATATCAAAAAACTATAATATAG
- the dapF gene encoding diaminopimelate epimerase codes for MINENSKLKFSKMHGLGNDFIVIDMIRQNVSITQTIVKNLSNRYTGIGFDQLLLVDYSKNANADFHYRIFNSNGIEVTQCGNGARCLALFILLNNLSKKTVFSVHTNINSILILKILDNKNVCVNMGIPSFEPNDIPYLIQYTPKPYTIKIFDYVLNFDVVSIGNPHCIIYVNNLDAYPVQKIGSMLSIHKSFPKEINVSFVEILSLNNISIRVYERGVGETLSCGSAACAAVAIGINKGLLRDKVKVRFLKGCLDIMWKGGKNGLYMIGSATHVYDGYVNLCNFL; via the coding sequence ATGATTAATGAAAATTCCAAATTAAAATTTTCTAAGATGCACGGTTTAGGTAATGATTTTATAGTGATAGACATGATTAGGCAAAATGTATCTATTACACAAACTATAGTTAAAAATTTATCTAATAGATATACTGGAATAGGTTTTGATCAACTGTTATTAGTTGATTATTCTAAAAATGCAAATGCAGATTTTCATTATAGGATTTTCAATTCAAATGGTATAGAAGTGACTCAGTGTGGCAATGGAGCTAGATGTTTAGCTTTGTTTATATTATTAAATAATCTTTCAAAGAAAACTGTATTTTCTGTACATACTAATATTAATTCAATATTAATTTTAAAAATATTAGATAATAAAAATGTTTGCGTGAATATGGGAATTCCTTCTTTTGAACCGAATGATATTCCTTATTTAATTCAGTATACTCCTAAACCATATACGATAAAAATTTTTGATTATGTATTAAATTTTGATGTGGTATCGATAGGAAATCCTCATTGTATTATTTATGTGAATAATTTGGATGCATATCCAGTTCAAAAGATAGGTTCTATGTTATCTATTCATAAATCATTTCCTAAAGAAATCAATGTAAGTTTTGTAGAAATATTGTCTTTAAATAACATTTCTATAAGAGTTTATGAACGGGGTGTTGGAGAAACTTTATCATGTGGAAGTGCAGCATGTGCTGCTGTAGCTATAGGAATTAATAAAGGATTATTACGTGATAAAGTTAAAGTTAGATTTTTAAAAGGATGTTTAGATATTATGTGGAAAGGTGGTAAAAATGGATTATATATGATAGGTTCAGCTACTCATGTTTATGATGGATATGTTAATTTATGTAATTTTTTATAA
- the cyaY gene encoding iron donor protein CyaY: MLLQNNYNKLVEQLFLNIENKIDKYQEKNDIDYDIHQNIITITLSNNNKIIINKQESLYQIWLATNKNGYHFQYINNQWICIRTKKNFWEILKKSCKIQ; encoded by the coding sequence ATATTATTACAAAATAATTACAATAAATTAGTTGAACAACTATTTCTAAATATTGAAAATAAAATCGATAAATATCAAGAAAAAAATGATATTGATTATGACATACATCAAAATATTATAACTATCACATTAAGCAACAATAATAAAATTATTATTAACAAACAAGAATCATTATACCAAATTTGGTTAGCAACAAATAAAAATGGATACCATTTCCAATACATCAATAACCAATGGATATGCATTCGAACTAAAAAAAACTTTTGGGAAATACTTAAAAAATCTTGTAAAATTCAATAA